A genomic region of Macaca thibetana thibetana isolate TM-01 chromosome 14, ASM2454274v1, whole genome shotgun sequence contains the following coding sequences:
- the LOC126934811 gene encoding olfactory receptor 149-like — protein sequence MKNLSVVSEFILLGIPHTEGLETMLLVLFLSFYIFTLMGNLLILLAIVSSTRLHTPMYFFLCKLSIFDIFFPSVSSPKMLCYLSGNSRAISYAGCASQLFFYHFLGCTECFLYTVMAYDRFVAICHPLRYTVIMSHRACVILAMGTSFFGCIQATFLTTLTFQLPYCGPNEVDYYFCDIPVMLKLACADTSALEMVGFISVGLMPLSCFLLVLTSYSRIVFSILQIHSAEGRRHAFSTCSAHLTAILLFYMPVVLIYLRPTPSPWLDATVQILNNLVTPMLNPLIYSLRNKEVKSSLRRVLHQLGFLPEQL from the coding sequence ATGAAGAATCTCTCGGTGGTGTCTGAATTCATCCTGCTGGGCATCCCGCACACAGAGGGTCTGGAGACTATGCTCTTGGTCCTGTTTTTGTCCTTCTACATCTTCACCCTTATGGGGAACCTGCTCATCTTGCTGGCTATTGTCTCCTCCACTAGGCTTCACACGCCCATGTACTTCTTCCTGTGCAAACTTTctatttttgacatatttttcccTTCTGTGAGTTCCCCTAAGATGCTGTGCTATCTTTCAGGGAATAGCCGAGCCATCTCCTATGCAGGCTGTGCATCCCAGCTCTTCTTCTACCATTTCCTGGGCTGCACTGAGTGTTTCCTGTACACGGTGATGGCCTACGACCGCTTTGTTGCCATTTGTCACCCTCTACGCTACACCGTAATCATGAGCCACAGAGCGTGCGTCATCCTAGCCATGGGGACCTCATTCTTTGGCTGCATTCAGGCCACCTTTCTGACCACTCTCACCTTCCAATTGCCTTACTGTGGCCCCAATGAGGTGGACTATTATTTCTGTGATATCCCAGTCATGCTGAAGCTGGCTTGTGCAGATACCTCCGCCCTGGAGATGGTGGGGTTCATCAGCGTGGGCCTCATGCCCCTCAGCTGTTTCCTTCTCGTCCTCACCTCTTACAGTCGCATCGTCTTCTCCATCCTGCAGATCCACTCTGCCGAGGGCCGACGCCATGCCTTCTCCACCTGCAGCGCCCACCTCACTGCCATCCTGCTTTTTTACATGCCAGTGGTCCTCATTTACCTGAGGccaacccccagcccctggtTGGATGCAACTGTTCAGATTCTGAATAATCTGGTCACCCCCATGCTGAACCCCTTAATCTACAGTCTCAGGAATAAGGAGGTGAAATCATCACTAAGGAGGGTCCTACATCAGCTGGGCTTCCTCCCTGAGCAGTTGTAG